The DNA region AAAACATCACCAAAAAAGTAACGCCTGATTTGGTCGGACTTTTTACGACAGGCATGACAGAAACCAAAGGCGATGATATCAAGGGTGCAACGCTTCTTTTAAAAGAGAAGCAAAAAATGGTATATGTGCATACGCCCGATTTTGAAGGTGGGCTTGAGAGCGGTTGGAGCTTGAGTATCCAAAACATTATTACTCAGCTCATTGAGCCAACCACCCATGTTCGAAAAGATAAAGTCCTTTTTGTCCCCAATGTCAACTTTAGTCCCATTGAAGTTGAAAAACTCAAAGAAGCACTCGAACTTCTGGACTTGGAAGTCTATGCGCTTCCTGATCTTAGCGATTCCCTTGATGGTCATTTAGGTGTCAAACAAGGTGCACTCAGCAGTGGAGGTATTAGCGTTTCAGACATTGAAAAACTGGGTGATGCGGGTGCTGTCATCACCATAGGACGTTCGGTTAAAAAATGCGGGGAACTTTTTTATGAGAAATTTCCTCAAAGTACGCATTTGCATTTTGATAGCCTTATGGGCTTAGAAGCAAGTGATGAGTTTTATGCCAAACTGTTTGAATTCTTGGAATGTAAAAGTGTGCCCAGTGTGGTCAAACGTTGGCGTGCTCGCTTGCAAGATGTGCTCTTAGATACGCATTTTACCTTGGGAAAAGCAAAAATTCTTATCGCCGATGAACCTGATAGTGCTTATGCCATCTCTAAAGCTTTAAAAGAAGCGGGTGGTTCGTGTGAGGCATATATTGCACAACGCAGTGAGGTGCAAGAAGCCTTTACATGTAAAGTTTCCATTGGCGATTTGGAAGAGGTGGAAAAAGCCCTTCCTGCTATGGATCTGCTCATTACCAACTACCATGGTGAGCGTCTAGCCCATAAACACCACAAAGAACTGCTCATTCGAGGTTTCCCCAATTATGAGCAAGTCGGTATTGGACTACGCCATAACATATTATATGAAGGCAGTTGTGCTTTTTTATGCGAAGTAACCAATCTATTAGTCCATCATTAATAAACTTCAATACTTTCAATAGGGCACATTTTGTGCCCAACTCATAATTTCCTTTATCCTTTTTTACTCTATTAAACTTCTTTTCGCAATCAATTTAGAAGTAATTTGGAGTTTTTTATACCTTTTTTGATTCATATTGTGAAAGAATCAATACTTTTTTCGTCAAAAGCAATGATATTTCACATATCTCACATTAAATCTCACATTTAGTTATTAAAATTAAGTTAGAAATAAAAAACACTATTTCAAAAAGGAGTAATACAATGAGTAAAGAGACGATGTCAAGAAGAGACGCTCTAAAGTTGGGCGTAGTTGGGGCAGGTGCAGCCATGTTAAGTGCAGCCAATGCAATGGCAGCAGCACCAACTGAAAAAGATGTCAAATTTGATGAAGAGTACGATGTTATCATCATTGGTTCTGGTTTTGCGGGTCTCGCAGCAGCAGCTAAATCAGCAGAACGTGGTTATAAAGTATTGATTCTTGAAAAAATGGGTCGTGTTGGTGGTAATTCAGCTATTAATGGTGGTGCGTTTGCCGTTCCAATGAATAGAGATCAAAAACAATTTGGTATTGAAGATTCTAAAGCGCTTTTTATTAAAGATGCTTTAAAAGCAGGACTTGGTATTAACCACGTAGAAATGCTAGAGCTAATTGCAGATCGTGCGCAAGAGACATTTGACTTTGCCGTAAAATGTGGTGCAAAATTCCAAACAGGTAAAAAACCAACATGGTTTGGTGGTCATTCAGTGCCTAGAACTATTGTTACTGAAAATATGAGTGGCTCAGGCATTATTCAACCAATGGCAGCATTTGTCGAAAAACTTCCCGGTTGTAAAATGGTAACACGCGCAAAAATGGATGATTTTGTGATGAGTAATGATGGTACAACGGTTATCGGTGTAACTGCACGTATTAATTACCGTTTTGATAATAAACTTCACAATGATGACATTGAAAACAAGACAGGTGAGAAAAAAGCTTATCGCGCTAAAAAAGGTGTTGTTTTAGCAAGTGGAGGTTTTTCTATGGATAGAGACTTTAGACAACTTCAAGACCCACGTATGACACCCGATATGGATGCAACAAACCATGATGGTGCAACGGCTGGAGCACTTTTAAAAGCTTTCCAAATTGGAGCACTTCCTGTACATATTAGTTGGATTCAAGAAGGACCATGGGCAAGTCCAGATGAGAGAGGTTTTGGTGTAGCACCACTCTTAACACAACAAGGTTTATTCAAATTTGGTGTTGCAGTTGATGTTAGAAATGGTAAACGATTCATGAATGAGATGGCTGATCGTAAAACACGAGCGGATGCTGAGTATGTTATCTTAAGGGAAGCGCCAAAAATGTATCCGGTAGCCATTGGTACGTACAATACATTTGAAGAGCAAATTTATGCAGCGATCGATAAAGGTCTACAAGGTGGCGTTATGAAGAAATTCGATACGCTTGACGCTCTTGCTGCAAACTATAAAATTCCAGCAGATGCACTTAAGGCAACGATTAAAAAATATAATGAAGATGTCAAAAATAGTGTTGAGGATGAGTTTAAAAAACCAACACTTAAAGGTGACTCTCTGAAAGAACTTAAAGGTGGTGATCCTATCGATATGAAAGGACCATTTTACGCAATTCGTTTATGTCCAAAACCTCACCATACCATGGGCGGCTTAAAAATTAATACAAAAGCTCAAGTCATTTCAGCCAATACGAACAAACCGATCCCAGGTTTCTTTGCAGCGGGCGAAGTAACGGGAGGGACACACGGTGCAAGTCGTCTAGGTAGCTGTGCAATTGCTGACTGCTTAGTATGTGGTATGGTCGCAGGAGAAAATATATAAATGCGTAAGAAAAGAACTCTTTGTGTCTTAGGGTTCTTTTTCATTTTCAGTGTCATGTCTCTTTTTGGTGTGGATACAAATACGTCATCGCCCAAAATCAATATGACACCTGAACTTAAAAAAGAGTTTCCCATTAAGGCTCATCATGAAAAGCTGTCTCTTAGCTGTACGGATTGTCATGAAGGTCAGGGTGATGACCCAAAAGATTTGAAATTGATTGGGGATAAAGGGTGCTTGTCATGTCATAAAACAAAACAATTTTTGGCAGATAGGCTAAAGTTTATGGATGCATTACATACCAATCCACATAATTCTATTCATGATGGACCAAAACTTTATTGTGATGAGTGTCACAATGAGCATAAGCCATCTGAAAATATGTGCTTGTCTTGCCATAGTAATGATGTTAAAATTTGGATGAGGCCGACACCATGATCAAAAAAATATTTCTCATCATCAAAAATAACATTCTGCTAATGGGCTTAGTAGGCATTTTGATCGGGCTACTCAGTTCATGGATTCTTTATGAGGGACTGCATCGAACCAGTGATGATCGTTTTTGTATCGTGTGCCATGAAATGAAACCAATGGTTGCTGCCTATCATAATGATGTGCATGGTGGAAATGGTAAAGTAGGCATTAAAGTATCGTGTGTTACGTGCCATTTACCTCATGACAATGTGATTGCCTATATTGCAACAAAAGCTCGAAACGGCGTTGTCGAAGGAGCGATTCACTTCTTTGGTAATCCTGATGCAATTAATTGGCAGGCAAACCGTGCCAATCGTCAACATTTTGTTCGTGATGAAGCGTGTTATGGTTGTCATACCAACTATAAAACCAATGAAGCGATCAGTGTAAAAGGACGTGAAATGCACGAGCATTATGCCAGCCTCAAAGGAACAGATAAAGAGATAAGCTGTGCTTCTTGCCACGTTGAAATTGGGCACAAAGGGCTTAGAAGCATGCTTAATTACTATAAGCCTGAGTATGAATACTACAAAGGCAAGTTAGATACAAAAAAAGATGAGGCTGAGAAAAAATTAGCCGAAGAGATGAAATAAGCATTATAAAGAGAAGCCCCATTGGTTTTGCGGTAAACGAATGGGGCAGATAGTGTTTTACATGTAAAGCACAAAAATGGGCAAAAAAAGGAGAAAAGATGAAACTTACTAAATTAAGTATGGTTGCAATTGCCATTTTAGGACTTGGTAGTCATGTTTATGCGGCAGATACACTGGCAGATGCTTTCAAAAATGGTAAAGTAAATGGCACGTTAAAAGCGTGGTATTGGGATCGAAATGATGATGGTAACT from Sulfurospirillum diekertiae includes:
- a CDS encoding flavocytochrome c, which gives rise to MSKETMSRRDALKLGVVGAGAAMLSAANAMAAAPTEKDVKFDEEYDVIIIGSGFAGLAAAAKSAERGYKVLILEKMGRVGGNSAINGGAFAVPMNRDQKQFGIEDSKALFIKDALKAGLGINHVEMLELIADRAQETFDFAVKCGAKFQTGKKPTWFGGHSVPRTIVTENMSGSGIIQPMAAFVEKLPGCKMVTRAKMDDFVMSNDGTTVIGVTARINYRFDNKLHNDDIENKTGEKKAYRAKKGVVLASGGFSMDRDFRQLQDPRMTPDMDATNHDGATAGALLKAFQIGALPVHISWIQEGPWASPDERGFGVAPLLTQQGLFKFGVAVDVRNGKRFMNEMADRKTRADAEYVILREAPKMYPVAIGTYNTFEEQIYAAIDKGLQGGVMKKFDTLDALAANYKIPADALKATIKKYNEDVKNSVEDEFKKPTLKGDSLKELKGGDPIDMKGPFYAIRLCPKPHHTMGGLKINTKAQVISANTNKPIPGFFAAGEVTGGTHGASRLGSCAIADCLVCGMVAGENI
- a CDS encoding cytochrome c3 family protein, which translates into the protein MRKKRTLCVLGFFFIFSVMSLFGVDTNTSSPKINMTPELKKEFPIKAHHEKLSLSCTDCHEGQGDDPKDLKLIGDKGCLSCHKTKQFLADRLKFMDALHTNPHNSIHDGPKLYCDECHNEHKPSENMCLSCHSNDVKIWMRPTP
- the nifN gene encoding nitrogenase iron-molybdenum cofactor biosynthesis protein NifN, translated to MSFINPKEMKTTTMKPLHVNPLKLSQPMGATLAFLGIKNCMPLMHGAQGCASFTKVLFTRHFNDPIAIQTTAVNDITAVIDGGDKGISEAVENITKKVTPDLVGLFTTGMTETKGDDIKGATLLLKEKQKMVYVHTPDFEGGLESGWSLSIQNIITQLIEPTTHVRKDKVLFVPNVNFSPIEVEKLKEALELLDLEVYALPDLSDSLDGHLGVKQGALSSGGISVSDIEKLGDAGAVITIGRSVKKCGELFYEKFPQSTHLHFDSLMGLEASDEFYAKLFEFLECKSVPSVVKRWRARLQDVLLDTHFTLGKAKILIADEPDSAYAISKALKEAGGSCEAYIAQRSEVQEAFTCKVSIGDLEEVEKALPAMDLLITNYHGERLAHKHHKELLIRGFPNYEQVGIGLRHNILYEGSCAFLCEVTNLLVHH
- a CDS encoding cytochrome c3 family protein, which translates into the protein MIKKIFLIIKNNILLMGLVGILIGLLSSWILYEGLHRTSDDRFCIVCHEMKPMVAAYHNDVHGGNGKVGIKVSCVTCHLPHDNVIAYIATKARNGVVEGAIHFFGNPDAINWQANRANRQHFVRDEACYGCHTNYKTNEAISVKGREMHEHYASLKGTDKEISCASCHVEIGHKGLRSMLNYYKPEYEYYKGKLDTKKDEAEKKLAEEMK